One part of the uncultured Cohaesibacter sp. genome encodes these proteins:
- a CDS encoding sugar ABC transporter permease yields the protein MTSRSAPVAANKVWIFYAFALPFALMTIIFGLWPIVLSFSVSLTKSATALRANPSYVGFENYFSVLSDPIFINSLLITLLYTVLAVVANLVFALAYAMLLNSTVIGPGKTFFKVAMFLPVVTPDLAGYVVWRWLYDQSFGAVNAFLEFIGLPGFGGIASPETAMIAILIAELWHHVGFYILIFFANLAICDKALEEAAMIDGASRWQRKVLVVMPQLRPALIINGVYAIIQFLKTFTVAVVMTKGGPNEATNFVSYYAYSLFDQGRYGEATAMATILFVIVALCGLMAYRLGEAKQ from the coding sequence ATGACCTCTCGCTCTGCTCCGGTGGCGGCGAACAAGGTATGGATCTTCTATGCCTTTGCCCTGCCCTTCGCCCTGATGACCATCATCTTCGGTCTCTGGCCAATCGTCCTGAGCTTTTCAGTCTCCTTGACGAAATCGGCAACGGCGCTCCGCGCGAACCCCAGCTATGTCGGGTTCGAGAACTATTTCTCGGTGCTCAGCGATCCGATTTTCATCAATTCCCTGCTGATCACCCTGCTCTATACGGTCCTTGCTGTTGTCGCCAACCTCGTCTTCGCACTCGCCTATGCGATGCTGCTGAATTCAACCGTGATCGGCCCGGGCAAGACCTTCTTCAAGGTGGCAATGTTCCTGCCGGTGGTCACGCCCGATCTCGCGGGCTATGTGGTCTGGCGCTGGCTCTATGACCAGAGTTTCGGGGCGGTGAATGCCTTTCTGGAGTTTATCGGACTGCCCGGCTTTGGCGGCATCGCGTCGCCCGAGACGGCGATGATAGCGATCCTGATCGCCGAACTCTGGCACCATGTCGGCTTCTATATCCTGATCTTCTTTGCCAACCTCGCCATCTGCGACAAGGCGCTCGAAGAAGCGGCGATGATCGATGGCGCCAGCCGTTGGCAGCGCAAGGTCCTTGTCGTGATGCCACAGCTCAGACCTGCGCTGATCATCAACGGCGTCTACGCCATCATCCAGTTTCTCAAAACCTTCACCGTCGCGGTCGTGATGACCAAGGGCGGCCCGAACGAGGCCACCAACTTCGTCAGCTATTACGCCTATAGCCTGTTTGATCAGGGCCGCTATGGCGAGGCGACAGCGATGGCGACCATCCTGTTTGTCATTGTCGCTCTGTGCGGCCTGATGGCCTATCGACTTGGGGAGGCCAAACAATGA
- a CDS encoding extracellular solute-binding protein — protein MKSLRLLLMGAAFATASLAQSAYSQELVIWHDLGDNGIKWFEEAGAEFAKENPGVTITSISYPTDQWFGRVISAINTNTAPDLIYNNYERVIRIETQTDFLMDLTDTLSGMDTSSFLTDADMSVAKYNDKTIILPTQRVQMGFGVRKSWLEKVGESFPQTWDDVKRIAVKFKNDDPDANGKDDTFGLALEAAKPRDLIHMLDLYTFGAGLRHTLIDPEGKIVIDEPKHAAVLKEFMKTFTDYGFVAPDTINHSFGEMYQVIEGGRAGMFRVGDWNVKKWDAQALNGDFELGNWPAHFDDETNAVVIGGMRGVAVPDNSPNKELAVKFAQFLLSKPAQQAALENVGAAVRKDLDIADLSERRQYFAAAKGNLNAYDFPESVLPYYPELEASFHRALLSAISNPPADWDAFIKDLAKEMREKTALLKN, from the coding sequence ATGAAATCACTAAGACTTCTACTGATGGGTGCGGCTTTTGCGACCGCATCGCTCGCGCAGTCTGCCTATAGTCAGGAATTGGTCATCTGGCATGATCTTGGGGACAACGGCATCAAATGGTTTGAAGAAGCTGGAGCCGAGTTTGCCAAGGAAAATCCTGGTGTGACAATCACATCCATCAGCTATCCGACGGACCAGTGGTTCGGGCGCGTCATCAGCGCGATCAATACCAACACGGCCCCCGATCTCATCTACAACAACTATGAACGGGTCATCCGGATCGAGACGCAGACCGACTTTCTCATGGATCTGACGGACACACTGTCGGGTATGGACACCTCGAGCTTTCTGACCGACGCCGACATGTCGGTCGCCAAATACAACGACAAGACCATCATCCTGCCGACACAGCGGGTACAGATGGGCTTTGGTGTTCGCAAGTCCTGGCTCGAGAAAGTCGGCGAAAGCTTCCCGCAAACATGGGACGACGTGAAACGCATCGCCGTAAAATTCAAGAATGACGATCCGGACGCCAACGGCAAGGATGACACCTTCGGCCTCGCGCTTGAAGCCGCCAAGCCTCGTGACCTCATTCACATGCTCGATCTCTACACCTTCGGTGCTGGCCTCAGACACACCCTGATCGACCCGGAAGGCAAGATCGTCATTGATGAACCCAAACATGCGGCCGTGCTGAAGGAATTCATGAAGACCTTCACCGATTATGGCTTTGTCGCACCGGACACGATCAACCATTCGTTCGGCGAGATGTATCAGGTGATCGAAGGGGGACGCGCCGGGATGTTCCGCGTCGGTGACTGGAACGTGAAGAAATGGGACGCTCAGGCTCTCAACGGCGACTTCGAACTGGGCAACTGGCCTGCTCACTTCGACGATGAAACCAATGCAGTCGTCATCGGCGGAATGCGAGGCGTGGCGGTTCCTGACAATTCCCCCAACAAGGAGCTGGCTGTCAAATTTGCTCAGTTCCTGTTGTCCAAACCTGCCCAGCAGGCAGCGCTGGAGAATGTCGGGGCAGCGGTTCGCAAGGATCTCGACATTGCCGATCTGTCCGAACGTCGTCAGTATTTTGCGGCAGCCAAAGGCAACCTGAACGCCTATGACTTCCCCGAATCCGTACTCCCTTACTATCCCGAGCTGGAAGCCTCCTTCCATCGGGCATTGTTGTCGGCCATCTCCAATCCCCCTGCGGACTGGGATGCCTTCATCAAGGATCTGGCCAAGGAAATGCGGGAGAAGACCGCGCTTCTCAAAAACTAG
- a CDS encoding LacI family DNA-binding transcriptional regulator has product MKLLSQTTRPKSGFASGTVSISAVAKRAGVSISTVSRVVNGVKNKVSAENAERVQKAIRELGYRPSRAGQALRKRSSKLVAVIAANLSNPAMSAVAASAEMALREAGYVMVLCDSHDRADLQDEYLLEMKAQLVSAFVLLGAVSSPVLDEFVEAGETVIFVNRRNPSDRPAPFIGIDNDGAARQISDLLQSWHCKKALVIHGQTESSAVKERLASFRKAFVNHWEGSEVIVRGSDSPDHLNIGYNEMNRWLEGEAKLPDAVFCLSDLIAFGAGRALREKGYDLETDCRLIGFDDNPLNDWVAPWLSSMRVPYEEFGIAIVDMLKPQQDEEPRTETLLGHDLVVRPRAGIA; this is encoded by the coding sequence TTGAAACTTTTGTCGCAGACCACCAGACCCAAAAGCGGTTTTGCCTCTGGCACCGTCTCAATCTCTGCCGTTGCCAAAAGGGCAGGGGTATCCATCTCCACAGTCTCCCGCGTGGTCAACGGGGTGAAGAACAAGGTTTCAGCGGAAAATGCCGAGCGCGTTCAGAAGGCTATCCGCGAATTGGGCTATCGCCCGTCCCGCGCCGGTCAGGCGCTGAGGAAACGCTCCAGCAAGCTTGTCGCGGTCATTGCCGCCAACCTGTCAAACCCGGCGATGTCCGCCGTCGCGGCCTCGGCTGAAATGGCCCTGCGGGAAGCAGGATATGTCATGGTCCTGTGTGACAGCCACGACCGCGCCGATCTGCAGGATGAGTATCTTCTGGAAATGAAGGCCCAGCTTGTCAGCGCCTTTGTGCTGCTCGGTGCAGTCTCTAGTCCGGTACTCGATGAGTTCGTTGAGGCTGGAGAGACGGTGATTTTCGTCAACCGGCGCAATCCATCCGACCGGCCAGCGCCTTTCATCGGCATCGACAATGATGGCGCCGCGCGTCAGATCTCGGATCTTTTGCAAAGCTGGCATTGTAAGAAGGCGCTGGTCATTCATGGCCAGACCGAATCCTCCGCCGTCAAGGAGCGCTTGGCTTCTTTCAGGAAGGCATTTGTCAATCATTGGGAGGGGAGCGAGGTCATCGTTCGTGGCTCCGATTCGCCCGATCACCTCAACATCGGCTACAACGAGATGAACCGCTGGCTGGAGGGCGAGGCCAAACTGCCTGATGCGGTCTTCTGCCTTTCGGATTTGATCGCGTTCGGTGCGGGACGAGCCTTGCGAGAGAAGGGGTATGATCTCGAAACAGATTGCCGTCTCATCGGCTTCGATGACAACCCGTTGAATGACTGGGTCGCGCCGTGGCTCTCCTCCATGCGCGTACCCTATGAGGAGTTTGGCATCGCCATCGTCGATATGCTCAAGCCGCAGCAGGACGAAGAACCCCGAACAGAGACTTTGCTTGGTCATGATCTGGTCGTTCGGCCACGGGCAGGGATCGCCTGA